The nucleotide window GTGGGGCTACGAGAGCAAGTTGGTGGACTTCCTGAATAAATATCTCCCTGGAATGCTGCCATCCAGTGGGAAATTTGGCCTGTTTGCAGAAGTAGGTGTTATTTTGGAGTTTCCTGTCCATTGAGTTGTCTTGTTAGTTAAATGAAGGATTTTTAGTTCATTGGTTCAGAATGCCTAAACATGATTTTTCTTATTGTATCCTCTACAAATATAGTTTAACAACTCCAACACTGGACAGTTCACCGTCTTCACTGGCCAAGATGACATCAGGAAAGTTCATATGGTGGATTCCTGGAATGGCCTGAAAAAGGTAACCCTTGAGAAAATCATAAAGGGTCGATTTTGTAAACGTCTATAAAATGTCGCTACTATGTGATGGATATAAGTGAAATAGGTGAAATGCTCAGAAACATTCTTTGCCTGTGAATCATGAACAAAAccttcctccctaccctaaacctaaccgataatgtcataaaaggaaatgtgagatgaaaaacacaattgctgaagcatccacatcattttgtggtgcttctatgacacttttggtcaTCTGGTCCTTTGCATAGTAAGCACAATGCTAAAAATCTTAATACTTAAAAATAATGTTGCAAAAATTTAGGAATAGTAACGTATTTcagtgagaccaggttggaatcATCTTTCGTGTTCAGGATTGCTGACATCGGGTTGGCAGAAATGTCTtcggagggtggggttttggagagAGGGCATGTGATTAAAGTTAGCAAAATagcgaaaaaaaataaataaatacttgaaacgcttacagcacatttaatgtcaacatgaaatcaaaattgcctTTATTCATTTTCTTAACACACTtaactggtcttattgtgaaccaTTCTTTGGTGCACGCTATTTCCAAAAGTTCATCAACCTGCTTTGCCTCTGAAACAATTATCCTTCtcagctgatgtcaccaagccaTTTCATGCTGACTTAAAGGAACTTTCTTTATCATGCAGGTGAATTACTGGAACACTGACCAGTGTAACATGATCAATGGTACAGCGGGCCAAATGTGGCCTCCGTTCATGACCACAGAGTCCACCCTTTCCTTCTACAGCCCTGATGCCTGCAGGTATGTCACTGAAATCACCCAGACTTGCACAACagtgttttaataaatgcatggTTACTGAGTTTTTCAGATAGAGATTTTTGTAAGGATATTTTTGGCGGAAAATTCTCCACTCAGGTCCATGGAGCTAGTGTACCAACGGCCGGGTATGTCACGCGGGATTCCTGTATACCGTTACGTGGCCCCAAAGACTCTCTTCGCCAACAGTACAGATTACCCCCCCAATGAGGGCTTTTGTCCATGCAGACAGTCAGGCCTTCTCAACGTCAGCACTTGCAGACACAGTGAGTTCCTCTTAGACTTCACAATACCGTCTACAGTAAAATATGCTGTAGAATTGTATAAAATTACCTGGAGTTATAAATTTAAATTCATGAGAGACTCAGcagctttttttctttctattttccttcctcttttctttttatctttctgtcttttctgtcttttttttctttcttttttcttgtctCCCTTTTTTCGttcttcttttcctttcttttttcattccctttttctttcctttcacTTATCTCCATTTTTTTTCattcccttttttcttttttaattccattaatttctttcttcctttcttgttactttattttctctttttgtttttttgtttttttcagattcCCCTGTGTTCATCTCCCAACCTCATTTCTTCAATGCGGATCCCGTTCTTTTGGACACTGTAAACGGACTGAGCCCTTCTGAGGAGCAACATGGGCTTTTCATTGATATCCATCCGGtaaaaaaacagacacacaactCTTGTTCTCATGTGTATTCCAGTCAGAATTAGGATGAATATAAATGTGAAGTTTAGTACAGAGAGAAAAAATATAGGAGATAAACTTTGCTTCTTTCTGCATTAGTTGTTTCTAGCATTAATTCACTTTAGGAATTAAATTCTAATTTGATTTTAACAAAAttcataaaatatacattttaatataattatagaatttaaattttttttacttttggaaaGTTTACATATCCTTCAGTATGACATGctgtactccatctaaaactattttaaaaagcttatttttttattttgtattcttgaATATTATGCATGCAGCATTTTGATCTCGTTTAGCTCTTTAGTCTGATTTAGTCTCAATTATCAGGTACATATCTTGTAGTCAcccctttttgtttttaatttttcaacAGGGGGCACACTGTATTTTCTAATAATTGTACAGAGAACAAAGTCATGCGTCAGAGTCAAAATGAGTCAAGATGCATCTTGGTCTATATAGAATTCAGTCCATATAGGGAATAAAGAGTTAGGTCTATAATAGGGAAAGAATCAACACTGAATTTACTGTTTGAATCTAAAAACAAACTACACATTTAATGCAGATTGAACAAGTGATCAAATTCTTTTgtgaagtaaaaatgttatgAATCTCTTAAAATTATACCATGAAACATTAATCGAAGGCCTTGTATTGCAGGAGACTGGCGTGCCGATGAATGTGTCCATTCGATTGCAGCTCAACCTGCTCATAAAGAGAGTAATGGGCATCTCGTAAGTACAGAATATATACAGTAGGTCTGTAATCACAAAGATCTGCATGATTTAATGGGTGTGTTCAAAACCTATTTTAGGATCAATCAGAAAGATCCTCTGTTTGTTGTTGACTGCAGTACTGTTCTGTACTGTGTCTCTGACTGTCTCATGTCCATATTCTGTGGTTTGCTCTGTTTCAGAGAGACAGGAAAGATATCAGAGGTGGTGATGCCCATGATCTGGTTTGAAGAGGTAATACTGAATAACCGCATGGAGCTGCACAATATAAGGTCACAGTGATCAAGCGATGACCTTAAGTATGACAACAAGAGATTTTATAAACACATTTGTGGTTATACTTGTGTTGAATATACCTTACAAAACATACTGGTATCACATGGTAATACATGGTACTATTCATGTACCATTATATTTATACAACACTCCAAGGTTCTTTAAAGAATACTATGGTATGACCATAGTAAATTACTATATACTGTTGTTTTaggttttgttcatggttttttcAAAGactatcatggtattaccatggcatatTTCCAACAAACATGGTATTgtcatggcacatgtccaaaaaaaaaaaaaaacttgatatgATCATGGTACATGGTAAAAAAAcatgatagtaccatggtatattttgGGTAAAATCACACACTAAAAGACAGCATCTTTCCATTGCTCATTAAGAGGTAAATGTGGTTGCACATCTCAAATTCAATCATTAAAAATAGTCCAATACATATTTTAATCAATGGCATTTTTTGTTTTCAGAGCGGATACATTGATGGTCCTGTCCTGAACACTTTCCGCACTAGTCTGGTGGTGTTGCCCATGGTAATGGAGTACATGCAGTATATCTTCATTGGACTCGGGTTAGCAACCATTCTTGGAGCCGTGTTATTATTCCTCAGTGACAAGGTATGTGGCCTACTGCACCTATATGCAtgcttaaaggaagagttcacccaaaaattaaaatgttctcatcatttactcaccctcatgccatcccagacatgtatgactttctttgttctgcagaacacaaatgaagattttaagaagaatatttcagcactgtagatccatacaatgcaaatgaatggtgaccagaactttgaagctccaaaaagtacaaaggcagcataaaagtaatccataagactccagtggttacatccatgtcttctgaagcgatatgataaacgtgggtgagaaacagatcaatattaagtccttttttactataaatgcccaCTTTCACCtccacattcttttatttttggcgatttgtattcttcgtgcatatcgccacctactgggcaggaatgagaatttatagtaaaaaaggacttcaataatgatctgtttctcacccacacctatcatatcacttatgaagacatggattaaaccactggagtctaatggattacttttatattgcctttgtactttttggagcttcaaagttctggtcaccatccacttgcattgtatgaaccatcagagctgaaatattcttcttaaaatcttaatttgtgttcaccagaacaaagaaagtcatacacgtctgggatggcatgagggtgagtaaatgatgaaagaattttcatttttgggtgaactaaagtGTTATTTAACTAATATTATTTGTGATCATTccgtgtgtgtgcgtatgtgagaAATGTGATGTTGAGCATGTTCTACAAATGTGGTTGTATGTCTGATCGTGTCTAAGAAGGTAGAAGTTCAGCATTAGCACCCAAAAGCACTCTTAATGTTCCTGTATCATCTTACTTTAACtgcatgaactttttttttttttttttaatagagatATCTTGGATTGTTTGAAGCAGtgaaacatttacatggtttgttTTACAGAGAGCAAAGGACAAGTAATTTGCTCTGGCACAAGGGGTCAGCACCAATGTCTTGTATATGCATACTCATAAAACAATGAGATTACAATGAGAAGTGATCAATATGATTTTTTTCCCACCCCAAATCTTCAAAAGTTCAAGATTTCTCTACTTGTTTTGATTAAGAGTGTTATTTAAATAACAATTGAAATCAAGTGAACAcgggtatagttcacccaaaaatgatcatgatTTATTCGCCCTTGTGTCGTTATAAACCTGTATGATTTCATtttgtgggacacaaaaggagatgttttgctgaatgttcatgctgctttttCTATACAATGCCAAGGTTGAATATGCAGAAACGCAAAGATTTTAAGCGAATAGCGGCTTTAATTGTGGTCCGTTATGGGAAGACTTAAAgaagaatatagcacacaagttgtat belongs to Myxocyprinus asiaticus isolate MX2 ecotype Aquarium Trade chromosome 43, UBuf_Myxa_2, whole genome shotgun sequence and includes:
- the LOC127433806 gene encoding scavenger receptor class B member 1-like, with the translated sequence MAVSKSNLAIGLSVLGGLGVLFGTVLVFVGPIAIDDQIVKNVEINPKNDLSYTMWKDIPVPFFMSVYFYHVVNPDEILNGEKPMVVQRGPYVYREKRWKDNITFHNNNTVSYREYRQYFFEESMSVGDESDVVTIPNMLVLGAAVMMENMPFPVRLLISTTFKTFKEGPFLTKPVGELMWGYESKLVDFLNKYLPGMLPSSGKFGLFAEFNNSNTGQFTVFTGQDDIRKVHMVDSWNGLKKVNYWNTDQCNMINGTAGQMWPPFMTTESTLSFYSPDACRSMELVYQRPGMSRGIPVYRYVAPKTLFANSTDYPPNEGFCPCRQSGLLNVSTCRHNSPVFISQPHFFNADPVLLDTVNGLSPSEEQHGLFIDIHPETGVPMNVSIRLQLNLLIKRVMGISETGKISEVVMPMIWFEESGYIDGPVLNTFRTSLVVLPMVMEYMQYIFIGLGLATILGAVLLFLSDKIKSKLGVWRGTDVDPVSSTSEKTPLLQNTEN